A single Amphiura filiformis chromosome 19, Afil_fr2py, whole genome shotgun sequence DNA region contains:
- the LOC140141591 gene encoding E3 ubiquitin-protein ligase TRIM56-like — protein MAKSNRFNSKDLTQCGICLSTQKEPKSLPCLHSYCLECLMQWAKGKTKVSCPICVQDFAIPRGGVKAFRTNFFINTLKDRQAAEKTIQSRDTVVPCASCGAVDERVEGHCSRCGGFICGGCIATHSKIKALGNHKVIPYEDLKSGKVDIRNLSQKKYCKIHEEQVVRFYCETCGVLTCRDCTVVDHPASSHSLVNLESASKGHKTEIEQLIQNCEGVKNITETALKMVTDVSDQLNTNATKAKAEIDESFNKALKLLEDNRDQLKGEVDKAEAVAKKQLDAQTDEIQVFQTRLQTALQMATEVVKTGSDYDLALIYTSLKTNLTELRDVKLAPVDKQKAAVHFKPAHIGQETTHKLGSVLVKQRKEGVGVWKLDRSFGNGGAGKLIGGRGVAITQEEDIAVADYYDAAVKIYKKDGQFKSSIFGRPWDVVVSSDGKLFVTNQTEYVSVYDGKGNLKHQFPTKSPDNVSSDAQRTQHWGLAIDNYNNLLVGETEQKYIGKHHLDGMHIMSFKITIEPRFITVSNDDKIITSAGSSDRAVHILNENGVHLQTLKPPQGSGWNPLGMCCTSTNEIYISSFDASGAIYCYSAETGAYISCLTKDVTYPVGLVLMDDEEALVVTGNNCAKIFKLQN, from the coding sequence ATGGCAAAATCCAATCGTTTCAACAGCAAAGACCTGACGCAGTGTGGCATCTGTCTGTCAACTCAAAAAGAGCCAAAATCTCTGCCATGTCTCCATTCATACTGCTTAGAATGTCTCATGCAATGGGCTAAGGGTAAGACCAAGGTAAGCTGTCCAATATGCGTCCAAGACTTTGCGATACCACGTGGTGGAGTGAAAGCTTTCAGGACAAATTTCTTCATCAACACTCTGAAGGATAGACAGGCTGCTGAAAAGACGATTCAATCAAGAGACACCGTGGTGCCTTGCGCAAGCTGTGGAGCTGTTGACGAAAGAGTTGAAGGACATTGTTCTAGATGTGGGGGTTTCATATGTGGGGGTTGTATTGCTACGCATAGTAAGATTAAAGCCTTAGGTAATCATAAGGTAATTCCATATGAAGATCTGAAGTCAGGGAAGGTAGATATTAGGAATCTGTCTCAGAAGAAGTATTGCAAGATCCATGAAGAACAGGTGGTGCGCTTCTACTGTGAAACGTGTGGAGTGTTGACATGTCGTGACTGCACTGTAGTAGATCATCCTGCATCGAGTCATAGCCTGGTGAATCTGGAGAGCGCTTCAAAAGGACACAAGACAGAAATTGAACAACTGATTCAGAATTGCGAAGGAGTCAAGAATATAACAGAAACTGCATTGAAAATGGTGACGGATGTTTCAGATCAGCTTAATACAAATGCAACTAAAGCCAAAGCAGAGATCGACGAGTCTTTCAACAAAGCACTTAAACTACTGGAAGACAACAGGGATCAGCTCAAAGGAGAGGTTGATAAGGCAGAGGCCGTCGCCAAGAAACAGCTCGATGCTCAGACAGATGAGATCCAGGTTTTTCAAACACGACTCCAAACAGCATTACAGATGGCAACTGAAGTGGTGAAGACAGGATCCGATTATGATTTGGCACTTATCTACACATCATTGAAAACCAACTTGACGGAGCTACGTGATGTGAAACTAGCACCTGTGGATAAACAGAAAGCAGCAGTTCACTTCAAACCAGCTCACATTGGCCAGGAAACCACTCACAAGCTGGGATCCGTGTTAGTCAAGCAACGCAAAGAAGGGGTTGGTGTTTGGAAGTTGGATAGATCATTTGGAAATGGTGGTGCTGGAAAGCTGATAGGTGGACGTGGTGTTGCGATAACACAGGAAGAAGATATCGCAGTCGCAGATTATTATGATGCAGCAGTTAAGATATACAAGAAGGATGGGCAATTCAAATCTTCAATCTTCGGTAGGCCATGGGATGTCGTAGTCAGCTCAGATGGCAAACTCTTTGTAACCAACCAAACAGAGTATGTCAGTGTCTATGATGGGAAAGGAAACCTGAAGCATCAATTTCCTACCAAATCACCTGACAATGTGTCATCAGATGCTCAACGAACACAGCATTGGGGCTTAGCAATTGATAACTACAACAATCTACTGGTGGGTGAGACTGAACAAAAATACATCGGCAAGCATCATCTAGATGGGATGCACATCATGAGCTTCAAAATCACCATTGAGCCTCGATTTATTACGGTATCTAATGATGATAAAATCATCACATCAGCAGGCAGTAGCGATAGAGCTGTTCATATTCTCAATGAAAACGGGGTTCATTTGCAGACACTTAAACCGCCACAAGGTTCAGGGTGGAATCCACTTGGCATGTGTTGTACATCAACAAATGAAATCTACATATCTAGCTTTGATGCATCAGGTGCCATCTATTGTTACTCAGCTGAGACAGGTGCCTACATTAGCTGCCTCACCAAGGATGTAACCTACCCAGTAGGTTTGGTATTGATGGATGATGAAGAAGCATTGGTTGTTACAGGAAACAACTGTGCAAAGATATTCAAACTACAGAACTAA